One stretch of Bombus terrestris chromosome 5, iyBomTerr1.2, whole genome shotgun sequence DNA includes these proteins:
- the LOC100649088 gene encoding ral GTPase-activating protein subunit alpha-1 isoform X3 has translation MFSKKLHVDVKKSTLKIQDVKKDSATRFKHLKIVLENVDTDEAKGFFEGNFSHVYFILYDCFVSAETNLRQRELSFHIVHKAHREELEQVLQLLEKVLTLLPELLNRRWQCHSLARILQKLLHPGNSWKLRREAIRYFILWYQALGENAPDHIHQMFASLIPGFPPQQPSPYKSERKIDGKKDKLVKVIGCDDKDKKEFYDTQLSQSTFHDNGSNQCPVTPVDSGPILPPQSGEKPLDNETVRFLEALLEFMVTQVVKIEWRDKSSRQHKTFQFLLERFKTTYLRHICPEFDENFSLYKPNLELPTMRKPTNQSQDNYVLCKVALIKWIASFTHIARKDARVAHLSHSTTPNEENTEPELRRVSVTQNSADSTLLSPESTVSQQENQNQEDSSVSAVTLVRDVLYGNRDNVNFVHELYRQAFLLDFNHAGAIRKAIAVYKDWIQMNELPPFMLEPLDSHKERDFEEYPKKDLNDIDKSPSESYRQTRLRNDSYLGAIHRENLFIRAGLQNVLQVFITQASNVFFLENSGPNASLSLLEEQTDSCKRVLNVYRYVVMNSRLEPGTWEQLLRVLLQITSLVLNEKSSRRKIQESIGGKLAPAIFQTLIVTWIKANLNVVISTQLWDQFLEVLTSLTQWEELIREWAKTLDTLTRVLARHVYNLDLNDLPLDRLSEQKTKKRRGVGSRAASTGSVQPPRKGSVDQDNNTVSKENVSDHPMRDLRKVRPLPRSASDNTIYNGKARTKLHRNRTHTVHSGIPVLPLSIEQDMARLLSNGTTSSSTTGRKMLPNRRAKSLDSIVIVDSEPPSPRCPSPTPSSGVDSNKDSPIQIENIDGSSIDTNDASERRSVMAGGGVRGWLPDVAVVLWRRMLSALGDVNNIQDPTLHGQVMDYLVQLTQTLLKIRLNQGVSGDNQATPPAPELIPPLTVIAPWCFKAIQLPSQYEVGKLAAYRLICLLTVQPQDINLPKQHLTLFYRAVHSGIVSNDNKVLHVLVKYTGPRLFSLNLPGSSLLILDYIHAANVILSNQDIQAPRTEAVSIIGSLLSLPATTVKLPVLQPTANDIVTMTCPDAKEHIIMILLRSCRREPTGIARCVAVSSIAMFVYRELCYKNQHPRIPEAVTVLLLALKATHATVAQVACDSLLLLCDKADILLELYPNVPCKIIQILSETLGYMSTRERRGPLTISMLFCLGEWAMHLGPSVLLRVFQGKPLLMTLFTVLDNIVQDTIDKDVSQTNKSHEDEDDDFDPDITLDNLADDICAKSPRRGNTQSVQLAAKMVMMHLINHLGHFPMGIGAARLSSLVVELDDVPGIDGDELSSAIFHAPNIQLLMLSNSVIMSLVELAALDAPGGGVTAGLTTAPSLVRVLLRDLAGKASWDSSILYSQPFVEDDVPIAFTKHVEWKAKVHGDDLSSVITSQTCTPRHTIRHREPHILPTFANAASDMDNLDDLLQYIGHTSPEVLTNPEIALNAPANPPQGQYLESETIATILNQRNAEQEHINNWSQHISMCASAISPPSCRPPPAPFHHCRLLFSHLGLSGWEQRRKLHLLSKNEKLLRELRNLDSQRSRETHKIAVIYVSQGQEDKNSILSNVTASKEYESFIARLAWEVELESHTGFLGGLVPGKASGVTAPYFATSFTEILFHVATRMPSDSPESLLQKTRHLGNDEIHIVWSEHWRDYRRDIIPTEFCDVLIVIYPLHNKLYRIQISRKPEIPFFGPLFDECIVEDKVLPGLVRTTALAASRAKRSTLTLYQHYYEERARSIDTVMRNHKEATTFEEFTANVYSPVQPPSPFSGTSSVSGSTTSVQSTASSNLAAALIDSHQGRSGLRSSSAASSDNRANRVSDGSRVWFSNDTPESTALHGISPRPVKKMSFKTGPKQRANTQPTPPDSPRYK, from the exons ATGTTCAGCAAAAAACTTCACGTAGACGTCAAAAAGTCAACACTGAAGATTCAGGATGTTAAAAAGGATAGCGCGACTCGGTTCAAGCATCTTAAAATTGTACTAG aaaatgtgGATACTGATGAAGCAAAGGGGTTTTTTGAAGGCAACTTCAGTCATGTCTATTTTATTCTGTATGATTGTTTTGTATCAGCTGAAACAAATCTGCGACAACGAG AACTTTCCTTCCACATTG TGCATAAAGCACACAGAGAGGAATTGGAACAGGTGTTGCAACTCTTGGAAAAAGTCTTAACACTTCTCCCTGAGCTTCTTAATAGAAGATGGCAATGTCATAGTCTAGCAAGGATTTTACAAAAGCTTTTACATCCTGGTAATAGTTGGAAACTCAGAAGAGAAGCTATAAG ATACTTTATTTTGTGGTATCAAGCACTTGGTGAAAATGCTCCTGATCACATTCACCAAATGTTTGCAAGCTTGATACCAGGATTTCCACCGCAACAACCATCTCCTTATAAGTCTGAACGTAAGATAGATGGAAAGAAAGATAAACTTGTCAAAGTTATTGGTTGTGATGATAAAGATAAGAAGGAATTTTATGATACACAGTTGTCACAAAGTACTTTTCATGATAATGGTTCAAATCAGTGTCCTGTCACTCCAGTTGACAGTGGACCTATTTTACCCCCACAAAGTGGGGAAAAGCCTCTTGATAATGAGACTGTTCGATTTTTAGAAGCATTACTTGAATTTATGGTTACTCag GTTGTAAAGATAGAATGGAGAGATAAATCTTCAAGACAGCACAagacttttcaatttttattagaacgttTTAAAACTACGTATCTTCGTCATATTTGTCCTGAGTTTGATGAAAATTTTTCGTTGTACAAACCGAATTTGGAGTTGCCTACGATGCGAAAACCAACGAATCAGAGTCAGGataattatgtattatgtaAAGTTGCTTTGATTAAGTGGATCGCTAGTTTTACCCATATTGCTAGAAAAGATGCTCGTGTCGCACATCTTTCGCATAG cACAACTCCAAATGAAGAAAATACGGAACCAGAGCTTCGTCGAGTTTCCGTTACACAAAATAGTGCTGACTCAACTTTATTATCTCCCGAATCAACTGTGTCTCAACAAGAGAATCAAAATCAAGAAGATAGTAGTGTTTCAGCAGTTACTCTTGTTAGGGATGTTTTGTATGGAAACAGGGATAACGTAAATTTCGTACACGAGCTATACAGACAAGCATTTTTGTTAGACTTTAATCATGCTGGCGCTATAAGAAAAGCTATAGCTGTTTATAAAGATTGGATCCAAATGAAT GAATTACCACCATTCATGTTAGAACCATTGGATAGTCATAAGGAAAGGGATTTCGAAGAATATCCGAAAAAAGATCTAAATGATATCGATAAAAGTCCTTCGGAAAGTTATCGTCAAACAAGATTGAGAAATGATTCTTACCTCGGTGCTATACAcagagaaaatttatttataagagCAGGGCTACAAAATGTTTTGCAAGTGTTCATTACACAAGCTTCCAACGTCTTCTTCTTAGAGAATTCTGGACCGAATGCATCTTTATCATTACTGGAAGAACAGACCGATAGTTGCAAAAGAGTTTTgaatgtatatcgatatgttgTAATGAATTCTCGATTAGAACCCGGTACTTGGGAACAGTTGCTTAG AGTATTACTACAAATAACATCACttgttttaaatgaaaaatcttcTCGGCGCAAGATTCAAGAAAGCATTGGCGGTAAACTTGCTCCTGCCATATTTCAGACTTTAATCGTTACATGGATTAAAGCTAatttaaatgttgttatttctaCACAATTATGGGATCAGTTCCTGGAAGTGTTGACATCTTTAACACAGTGGGAAGAGTTAATTCGAGAATGGGCG aaAACACTGGATACTTTAACAAGGGTGCTTGCCAGGCATGTGTATAATTTGGATTTAAATGATTTGCCATTAGATAGATTGAGTGAACAAAAAACTAAAAAGCGTCGTGGTGTTGGAAGCCGGGCTGCTTCAACCGGAAGTGTTCAACCACCACGCAAAGGAAGTGTCGATCAAGATAATAATACCGTATCTAAAGAAAATGTTTCAg ACCACCCGATGCGAGATTTAAGGAAGGTACGACCACTTCCTCGTAGTGCAAGCGATAACACGATATACAATGGAAAAGCACGTACAAAACTTCATAGAAATCGCACACATACTGTACACAGTGGTATACCTG TACTCCCCCTATCGATAGAGCAAGATATGGCACGACTACTGTCAAACGGTACTACTTCGTCGTCGACAACTGGTCGGAAAATGTTACCGAACAGGCGTGCTAAATCTTTGGATAGCATTGTAATAGTCGATAGCGAACCACCATCACCACGTTGTCCTTCTCCAACACCGAGCAGCGGAGTCGACAGTAACAAAGACAGTCCGATACAGATAGAAAACATTGACGGCAGTAGTATCG ATACGAATGATGCATCAGAAAGGAGATCTGTTATGGCAGGTGGTGGAGTTCGCGGATGGTTACCCGACGTTGCGGTCGTATTATGGCGTCGTATGTTATCAGCATTAGGGgatgtaaataatattcaagaCCCTACCCTTCATGGACAAGTTATGGATTACCTTGTTCAGCTTACACAAACACTTCTGAAA ATTCGCTTGAATCAAGGTGTGTCTGGTGACAACCAAGCGACTCCTCCAGCTCCAGAACTTATACCTCCACTTACAGTCATTGCTCCATGGTGTTTCAAG GCAATACAACTTCCTAGTCAATATGAAGTTGGCAAATTGGCAGCATACCGTTTGATCTGTCTTCTAACAGTTCAACCACAAGATATTAATTTGCCAAAACAGCATTTAACTCTTTTTTATCGTGCGGTTCATAGCGGTATCGTTAGTAATGATAACAAAGTGTTACATGTATTGGTCAAGTATACTGGTCCTAGGTTGTTCAGTTTGAATCTTCCTGGATCTAGTCTTTTAATCTTGGATTATATTCATGCTGCTAATGTAATATTGAGCAATCAGGATATTCAG gCACCAAGAACTGAGGCTGTTTCGATTATCGGATCGTTACTATCTTTACCAGCTACTACAGTTAAATTACCTGTATTGCAACCTACTGCGAACGATATCGTAACCATGACATGTCCAGATGCAAAG GAACATATAATTATGATACTTTTGAGAAGTTGTAGACGCGAACCAACCGGCATTGCAAGATGCGTAGCTGTTTCCAGTATTGCTATGTTTGTATACAGAGAATTGTGCTACAAAAATCAACATCCACGAATCCCAGAAGCTGTTACGGTTCTTCTTTTAGCACTTAAA GCCACTCATGCTACTGTTGCTCAAGTGGCATGCGATTCTCTTTTGTTGTTATGTGATAAAGCAGATATTCTGCTAGAGCTGTATCCAAATGTGCCATGTAAAATAATTCAA ATTTTATCGGAAACACTTGGATATATGAGCACTCGAGAAAGACGCGGTCCTTTGACAATATCAATGTTATTTTGTTTGGGCGAATGGGCTATGCACCTTGGTCCTTCCGTTCTATTACGCGTTTTTCAAGGAAAACCTTTGTTAATGACTTTATTTACG GTTTTGGATAACATAGTACAAGATACAATCGATAAAGATGTATCACAAACAAATAAAAGTCATGAGGATGAAGATGATGATTTTGATCCTGATATTACTTTAGATAACTTAGCTGACGATATTTGCGCAAAATCACCCCGTCGAGGCAATACTCAATCCGTTCAGTTAGCAGCAAAGATG GTAATGATgcatttaataaatcatttggGACATTTTCCAATGGGTATTGGAGCTGCACGTTTATCTTCGTTAGTTGTTGAATTAGATGATGTACCAGGAATCGATGGGGATGAGCTATCTTCTGCAATTTTTCATGCACCAAATATACAATTGTTGATGTTGTCAAATTCCGTAATAATGTCACTTGTTGAATTGGCAGCATTAGATGCACCCGGCGGAGGTGTTACAGCTGGATTAACAACAGCGCCATCATTAGTCAGGGTATTATTGCGAGATTTAGCAGGGAAAGCATCCTGGGATAGCTCTATTTTATACAGTCAACCGTTTGTTGAAGACGATGTGCCGATTGCATTTACAAAACatg TTGAATGGAAAGCAAAAGTACATGGAGACGATTTGAGCAGTGTTATAACATCTCAAACATGTACACCTCGACATACGATAAGACATCGTGAGCCACATATATTGCCTACATTTGCAAATGCCGCAAGTGATATGGACAATTTAGATGAT ctcTTACAATACATAGGACATACAAGTCCGGAAGTATTAACTAATCCAGAAATTGCACTTAATGCGCCTGCTAATCCACCACAAGGTCAATATCTTGAGAGTGAAACCATTGCCACAATTCTCAACCAGAGAAACGCTGAGCAAGAGCATATCAATAATTGGAGTCAGCACATTAG CATGTGTGCGTCAGCAATAAGCCCACCATCGTGTCGTCCACCTCCAGCACCGTTTCATCACTGCCGTCTTTTGTTTTCGCACTTGGGTTTATCCGGTTGGGAACAACGTAGAAAATTGCATTTATTATCCAAAAACGAAAAACTTTTACGCGAATTACGAAATCTCGATAGTCAACGATCTAGAGAAACGCATAAAATAGCCGTAATTTATGTCAGTCAGGGACAAGAAGACAAAAACTCCATATTAAGTAATGTCACTGCTAGCAAAGAATATGAAAGCTTTATTGCTAGATTGGCTTGGGAGGTCGAACTTGAATCACATACAGGCTTTCTTGGAGGTCTTGTACCTGGAAAAGCATCTGGTGTTACAGCACCTTATTTTGCAACATCTTTCACTGAAATCCTTTTTCATGTAGCAACAAGAATGCCTTCTGATAGTCCCGAAAGTTTGTTGCAAAAA aCACGGCATCTCGGTAACGATGAGATTCACATAGTTTGGTCAGAACATTGGAGAGATTATCGTCGGGATATTATACCAACTGAATTTTGTGATGTTTTAATAGTAATTTATCCgttacataataaattatatagaatcCAAATTTCTCGAAAACCAGAAATTCCGTTCTTTGGACCCTTGTTTGATGAGTGTATCGTTGAAGATAAAGTTTTACCTGGGTTAGTGAGGACAACAGCATTGGCAGCAAGTAGGGCAAAACGATCAACACTTACATTATATCAACATTA TTATGAAGAGAGAGCGAGGTCTATCGATACTGTTATGAGGAATCACAAGGAAGCTACTACATTTGAAGAATTTACAGCCAATGTATATTCACCAGTACAGCCGCCAAGTCCGTTTAGTGGGACTTCTTCAGTATCTG GATCTACAACAAGCGTGCAATCCACAGCATCGTCAAACCTCGCAGCAGCGCTTATAGATTCACATCAGGGCCGATCGGGACTGCGAAGTTCTTCGGCAGCGAGCAGTGATAACCGCGCGAATAGAG tTTCTGATGGAAGCAGGGTATGGTTTAGTAATGATACTCCAGAAAGCACAGCACTTCATGGAATATCTCCCAGACCCGTAAAAAAGATGTCGTTCAAAACTGGACCGAAACAGAGAGCAAACACTCAACCCACGCCTCCAGATAGTCCAAGATATAAATAA